DNA from Paenibacillus thermoaerophilus:
ATGCCGTAGCTGTCTGCCAACTCCGGCCGCAATGACGCCCGCGGATCGTGCCTGGCCGCGGGTCCATGACGGCGACGCGGTTGAACGTCCCCTTTCCGGATCAGGCCGTCTCATGATACGGAAGCGGATTTCGCCCTTCGCGCTGCGCCAGCTTGCTCTTCACGAGCGGAAGCAGTAGTTCTCCCGTTATCTTCGCTTCTTCCAGATGCGGGTAACCCGACAGGATAAAGGACGAGATGCCGAGATCGACGTATTCCAGCAGCCTATCCGACATCTGCTCCGGCGTGCCGACCAACAGCATCGCGCCGCCGCCGCGAACGGTCGATAACCCCGCCCACAGATTCGGGGCGACCAGGAAGTCATGGTTACGCGATTGCTCGCGCAACTCGTTTTGCCGTTTCTGGCCCGTCGAATCCGTATGATTGAAGCGGGCTCTCGACCGCTCGATCGCTTCAGGCTCGACCTTGCTGATGATGTCCCACGCCTCCCGCCACGCTTCTTCTTCGGTGGGCCGCACGAGCACCTGGGCGCGGAGGCCGTAGCGCAGCGTCCGCTCGATCCCTTTCTCGCGCTTCAACTCGGCGAGTTGCGTCTCCACCTCTTCGATCTGCTCGCGGATCCAATCGAGCGGTTCCGCCCACATCAGGTATACGTCGGCTGTCTCTGCGGCCGTTCGTTTGCCGGCCGCCGAACTGCCGCCGAAGTAAAGCGGAGGGTGAGGTTCCTGCACGGGAGGCGGGAGGCTTGCGCCGCCGTCGAGCTGAAAATGCTTGCCTTTGTAAACCAGCTTCTCGGCCGAGCCATAGGAAGAATTGGCGGCGAGAAATTGTTCGTTGTTTCTTTTGGAACGCGACCATACCTCCTTCACGATTTCGAGAAACTCCCGGGTCCGCTCGTAGCGTTCGTCATGATCGTGCGCCAGCGAGTCGCCGGTGGCGATCAGATCGGCAGGAGCCCCGCCCGTCACGACGTTGACAAGAGCCCGCCCCCCGGACACATAGTCGAGCGACGCCGCCATCCGGGCGGCAAGCACCGGCGCGATGAGACCGGGCCGGAAAGCGACAAGCGGCTTCAAAATTTTCGTATGCGCCGCGATCTGCGATCCGACGATCCACGAATCAATGCAGGAACCGCCGGTTGGGATTAACGCGAACGTAAAACCGGCCTGTTCGGCCGCCTTCCCCACCTCAATCATGTATTCCCCCGTTGATTCCCGTTCCGGTTTGACGCCGATGTGCTTGCCGTCGCCCGTCGTCGGGATAAACCATCCGAATTCCACTTCCGTATGCGGCTTTGCCACATCATTCACGCTCCTCGATCGCAATTTTAATGGGGATAGAAAAAAGACTTACCAACAGCCGCGCGGCCTCGTGCGCTTGGTAAGTCTCCGGCAAACCGGTCGACATCTTGGTGTCTGCCCGTTTTTTTCCAAACCTCATCCATCCGCTTCTACAACATGTCAATCCTTACTCCCGGACGAGAAGCGCATCTCCGCTTCAACGCGGCGATCGCCTCGGTTATGGCCGATGGCCGGGCGGCGGCGCGATCGGCAGCAGACTATCCGCAATCGGCCGCCGGCCATTCGGTTGTTCCAGCTCATGGAAGCTCGGGTCCAACT
Protein-coding regions in this window:
- a CDS encoding LLM class flavin-dependent oxidoreductase is translated as MAKPHTEVEFGWFIPTTGDGKHIGVKPERESTGEYMIEVGKAAEQAGFTFALIPTGGSCIDSWIVGSQIAAHTKILKPLVAFRPGLIAPVLAARMAASLDYVSGGRALVNVVTGGAPADLIATGDSLAHDHDERYERTREFLEIVKEVWSRSKRNNEQFLAANSSYGSAEKLVYKGKHFQLDGGASLPPPVQEPHPPLYFGGSSAAGKRTAAETADVYLMWAEPLDWIREQIEEVETQLAELKREKGIERTLRYGLRAQVLVRPTEEEAWREAWDIISKVEPEAIERSRARFNHTDSTGQKRQNELREQSRNHDFLVAPNLWAGLSTVRGGGAMLLVGTPEQMSDRLLEYVDLGISSFILSGYPHLEEAKITGELLLPLVKSKLAQREGRNPLPYHETA